A single region of the Vicia villosa cultivar HV-30 ecotype Madison, WI linkage group LG4, Vvil1.0, whole genome shotgun sequence genome encodes:
- the LOC131599765 gene encoding MYB-like transcription factor EOBI — MELKASVTSNSNITTMLQSDDDEMDLRRGPWTVDEDLALINYIATHGEGRWNTLARSAGLKRTGKSCRLRWLNYLRPDVRRGNITLEEQLLILELHSRWGNRWSKIAQYLPGRTDNEIKNYWRTRVQKHAKQLKCDVNSKQFKDAMRYLWMPRLVERIQAAASTSSAPASVFNNVSPNITTAAPNNMTYNLNDNFKVHSSNANMMLAPTTMNTNNLCSPHVTQSFTPENSSNGATAASSDSFGTQVSPISDLTQDYYNVPIGGNNNINPNSDYYQQSHQFGFSDCITSPSGLFPQMDFNNSMEPNTPWIQGDTSDNFWNVENMLLFQQLNDNM; from the exons atggaATTGAAAGCAAGTGTAACTAGCAACTCAAACATCACCACCATGCTCCaaagtgatgatgatgaaatggatCTTCGAAGAGGTCCATGGACTGTTGATGAAGATCTTGCTCTCATCAATTACATTGCAACTCATGGTGAAGGTCGTTGGAATACCCTTGCACGTTCAGCtg gaCTCAAACGAACTGGCAAGAGCTGTAGATTGAGATGGTTGAATTATCTTCGACCGGATGTTCGTCGTGGTAACATCACACTCGAAGAACAACTTTTAATTCTCGAGCTTCATAGTCGTTGGGGAAATCG ATGGTCGAAAATTGCTCAATATTTGCCGGGAAGAACAGATAATGAGATAAAAAATTATTGGAGAACTCGAGTTCAAAAGCATGCCAAACAACTTAAATGTGACGTCAATAGCAAACAATTCAAAGACGCCATGCGCTACCTTTGGATGCCAAGACTAGTGGAGCGGATCCAAGCGGCCGCGTCCACTTCCAGCGCCCCAGCCTCCGTCTTTAACAACGTTTCtccaaatattacaacagcagCTCCGAACAATATGACGTATAATCTTAACGACAATTTTAAAGTTCATAGTTCGAACGCAAACATGATGTTAGCTCCAACGACCATGAACACCAACAATTTATGTAGTCCGCATGTAACACAAAGTTTTACACCGGAAAATAGTAGCAACGGCGCGACGGCCGCATCATCGGATTCATTCGGGACACAAGTTTCGCCGATCTCGGATTTGACTCAAGACTACTACAATGTCCCTATTGGTGGTAACAACAATATTAACCCTAATTCTGATTATTACCAACAATCTCATCAATTTGGATTTTCAGATTGCATCACTAGTCCATCAGGTTTGTTccctcaaatggatttcaataATTCCATGGAACCAAACACACCTTGGATTCAAGGGGACACATCCGACAATTTCTGGAATGTTGAAAACATGTTGCTCTTTCAACAACTCAATGACAAcatgtaa